The Magnolia sinica isolate HGM2019 chromosome 9, MsV1, whole genome shotgun sequence genome contains a region encoding:
- the LOC131256394 gene encoding uncharacterized protein At4g26485-like yields MEKRKERREKWIQHYSSSHKILLVGEGDFSFSASIAKALRSATNMVATSHDSKEMLRIKHWSSEAHLEELNGLGCMVLHDVDVHDMNKQPILKTMKFDRIIFNFPHAGHIPFFKERDTYLIEQHKNLLSGFFHSASKMLTDGGEVHVAHRNDYPYNRWKLEKLAKRAGLVLKECVEFRKSDYPGYHNKRGGGIKSNQKFPLKECFTFKFSLGDSSTMQERETSMNGCDDVREALSALSLHF; encoded by the exons atggaaaaaaggaaagagaggagagagaaatggaTACAACACTACAGCAGCTCTCACAAGATACTGCTGGTAGGAGAGGGAGATTTCTCCTTCTCTGCCTCTATTGCAAAGGCCCTTCGCTCAGCTACTAACATGGTGGCAACTTCACATGATTCTAAAG AGATGTTGAGGATCAAGCATTGGAGTTCAGAGGCCCACCTGGAAGAATTGAATGGACTGGGATGCATGGTCTTGCATGATGTTGATGTGCATGACATGAACAAACAACCAATCTTAAAGACCATGAAGTTTGATCGAATCATTTTCAACTTCCCACACGCGGGCCACATCCCGTTTTTCAAGGAGCGAGATACATACCTCATTGA GCAACACAAGAATCTCCTCTCGGGTTTCTTCCATAGTGCAAGTAAGATGCTGACTGATGGTGGTGAAGTGCACGTGGCCCACCGGAACGACTACCCTTACAACCGTTGGAAGTTGGAGAAGCTGGCCAAAAGAGCAGGCCTTGTGTTGAAGGAATGTGTTGAATTTAGGAAGTCTGATTATCCAGGCTACCATAATAAAAGAGGTGGTGGGATTAAAAGCAACCAAAAGTTCCCTTTGAAAGAGTGCTTCACCTTCAAGTTCTCGTTAGGGGATTCTTCAACCATGCAAGAAAGGGAGACATCAATGAATGGCTGTGATGATGTTCGTGAGGCCTTGTCTGCCTTGTCCCTTCATTTTTGA